In Streptomyces capitiformicae, one genomic interval encodes:
- a CDS encoding helix-turn-helix domain-containing protein, with protein sequence MTEATDLAERAGDRDPRIGLRAVAALRRLLEQLEAVQVRSARNQGWSWQEIATELGVSRQAVHKKYGRH encoded by the coding sequence ATGACCGAAGCAACGGATCTCGCCGAGCGCGCGGGCGACCGTGACCCCCGCATCGGGCTGCGGGCCGTCGCCGCGCTGCGGAGGCTGCTGGAGCAGTTGGAAGCGGTCCAGGTGCGCAGCGCGCGCAATCAGGGCTGGTCGTGGCAGGAGATCGCCACGGAACTCGGTGTGAGCAGGCAAGCAGTACACAAGAAGTACGGGAGGCATTGA
- a CDS encoding zinc-binding dehydrogenase — MFAAYAARIDRDHPLNGLELGDRPAPEPRPGWTTVNVKAASLNHHDLWSLRGVGLPEDKLPMILGCDAAGVDEDGKEVVLHSVIGQTGHGVGPDEPRSILTERYQGTFAEQVAVPTWNVLPKPKELSFEEAACLPTAWLTAYRMLFTNAGVRPGDSVLVQGAGGGVATAAIVLGKAAGLRVFATSRDEAKRKRAVELGAVEALESGARLPQRVDAVIETVGAATWSHSVKSLRPGGTLVISGATSGDRPSHAELTRIFFLELKVVGSTMGSKDELEDLLSFCAATGVRPVIDEVLPLDRAREGFERLESGDQFGKIVLVNP, encoded by the coding sequence ATGTTCGCTGCCTACGCCGCCCGAATCGACCGTGACCACCCGCTCAACGGACTGGAGTTGGGCGACCGCCCGGCCCCGGAGCCGAGGCCCGGCTGGACGACCGTGAACGTGAAGGCCGCCTCGCTGAACCACCACGACCTCTGGTCCTTGCGCGGCGTCGGCCTCCCCGAGGACAAGCTGCCCATGATCCTCGGCTGTGACGCCGCCGGGGTCGACGAGGACGGCAAAGAGGTCGTCCTGCACTCGGTGATCGGCCAGACCGGCCACGGCGTCGGCCCCGACGAGCCCCGCTCGATCCTCACCGAGCGCTACCAGGGCACCTTCGCCGAACAGGTCGCCGTCCCCACCTGGAACGTCCTCCCCAAGCCCAAGGAACTCTCCTTCGAAGAGGCCGCCTGCCTGCCCACCGCCTGGCTGACCGCGTACCGCATGCTCTTCACCAACGCGGGCGTACGCCCCGGCGATTCCGTCCTCGTCCAGGGCGCCGGCGGGGGTGTCGCCACCGCCGCGATCGTGCTCGGCAAGGCGGCCGGCCTGCGGGTGTTCGCCACCAGCCGGGACGAGGCCAAACGCAAGCGGGCCGTCGAACTGGGCGCGGTGGAGGCCTTGGAGTCGGGGGCGCGGCTGCCGCAGCGCGTCGACGCGGTCATCGAGACCGTCGGCGCCGCCACCTGGTCCCACTCCGTGAAGTCCCTGCGCCCCGGCGGCACCCTCGTCATCTCCGGCGCCACCAGCGGTGACCGCCCCTCCCACGCCGAACTGACCCGCATCTTCTTCCTCGAACTCAAGGTCGTCGGCTCCACCATGGGCAGCAAGGACGAACTGGAGGATCTCCTCTCCTTCTGCGCCGCGACCGGCGTACGCCCCGTCATCGACGAGGTGTTGCCCCTGGACCGCGCTCGCGAGGGCTTCGAACGTCTGGAGTCGGGGGACCAGTTCGGAAAGATCGTCCTCGTCAATCCCTGA
- a CDS encoding NAD(P)-dependent malic enzyme translates to MAAEIVNPRTESSDAGTGNTGQEGSGEPLDSIDPAFALHRGGKMAVQSTVPIRDKDDLSLAYTPGVARVCTAIAEQPELVNDYTWKSSVVAVVTDGTAVLGLGDIGPEASLPVMEGKAILFKQFGGVDAVPIALACTDVDEIIETVVRLAPSFGGVNLEDISAPRCFEIEKRLQERLDIPVFHDDQHGTAVVTLAALRNAARLTGRGLGDLRAVISGAGAAGVAIAKMLLEAGLGDVAVTDRKGIVSADREDLTPVKRELAELTNKAGLSGSLEDALAGADVFIGVSGGTVPEAAVASMAEGAFVFAMANPNPEVHPDVAHKYAAVVATGRSDYPNQINNVLAFPGIFAGALQVRASRITEGMKLAAAEALASVVGDDLAADYVIPSPFDERVAPAVTAAVAAAARAEGVARR, encoded by the coding sequence GTGGCAGCGGAGATTGTCAATCCTCGCACCGAGAGCAGCGACGCCGGCACTGGCAATACGGGGCAGGAGGGCAGCGGGGAGCCGCTCGATTCCATCGACCCCGCGTTCGCCCTGCACCGCGGCGGCAAGATGGCCGTGCAGTCCACCGTGCCGATCCGCGACAAGGACGACCTGTCCCTCGCCTACACCCCCGGCGTCGCCCGGGTGTGCACCGCCATCGCCGAGCAGCCCGAGCTGGTCAACGACTACACCTGGAAGTCGTCGGTCGTCGCCGTCGTGACGGATGGTACGGCCGTCCTCGGCCTCGGCGACATCGGGCCCGAGGCCTCCCTCCCCGTGATGGAGGGCAAGGCGATCCTGTTCAAGCAGTTCGGCGGCGTCGACGCGGTGCCGATCGCGCTCGCCTGCACGGACGTCGACGAGATCATCGAGACCGTGGTCCGTCTCGCCCCGTCCTTCGGCGGCGTGAACCTGGAAGACATCTCGGCGCCCCGCTGCTTCGAGATCGAGAAGCGGCTCCAGGAGCGCCTCGACATCCCGGTCTTCCACGACGACCAGCACGGTACGGCGGTCGTGACGCTGGCCGCCCTCCGGAACGCCGCTCGGTTGACCGGCCGTGGGCTGGGCGACCTGCGGGCCGTCATCTCCGGTGCCGGCGCGGCGGGTGTCGCCATCGCGAAGATGCTGCTGGAGGCCGGCCTCGGCGACGTCGCGGTCACCGACCGCAAGGGCATCGTCTCCGCGGACCGCGAGGACCTCACGCCGGTCAAGCGGGAGCTCGCCGAGCTCACCAACAAGGCGGGGCTGTCGGGCTCCCTGGAGGACGCGCTCGCGGGCGCGGACGTCTTCATCGGCGTCTCCGGAGGTACGGTCCCGGAGGCGGCGGTCGCCTCCATGGCCGAGGGCGCGTTCGTGTTCGCCATGGCCAACCCGAACCCCGAGGTGCACCCCGACGTCGCCCACAAGTACGCGGCCGTCGTCGCGACGGGGCGGTCGGACTACCCGAACCAGATCAACAACGTGCTGGCGTTCCCCGGGATCTTCGCGGGAGCGTTGCAGGTGCGGGCGTCCCGGATCACCGAGGGCATGAAGCTCGCGGCGGCCGAGGCGCTGGCATCGGTCGTGGGTGACGACCTTGCCGCGGATTACGTCATCCCCTCGCCCTTCGACGAGCGGGTCGCTCCGGCGGTGACCGCGGCGGTTGCCGCGGCTGCTCGGGCGGAAGGTGTGGCGCGGCGCTGA
- a CDS encoding ABC transporter substrate-binding protein codes for MTASTTRRTTGLRSRTAAVGAIAVAGALLLTSCGDQTKNKDNGSDSTKANSAPLAGKLPASIRDKGVINVGSDIAYAPVEYKDESGKVVGIDLDVAAAMGEQLGVEFEFQNATFDTLIGGLAAKRYDIAMSAMTDTKDRQEGIDSDTGKKVGAGVDFVDYFTAGVSLYTNKGDDQGIKTWDDLCGKTIAVQRNTFSHDLAKEQATKCKKDKKDELKIEDFATNPEAETRMRSKGADVVSADYPVAAYSVKTSGGGKYFEIVGDQVEAGPYGIAVAKENTELRDALQAAVQAIIDNGEYEKIIKKWGVEDGAVTEAKINGGS; via the coding sequence ATGACCGCAAGCACCACCCGTCGTACGACCGGCCTGCGCTCCCGTACAGCCGCCGTCGGAGCGATCGCGGTCGCGGGCGCCCTGCTGCTCACCTCCTGCGGTGACCAGACCAAGAACAAGGACAACGGCTCGGACAGCACCAAGGCGAACTCGGCCCCGCTGGCCGGCAAGCTTCCCGCGTCGATCCGCGACAAGGGCGTGATCAACGTCGGTTCGGACATCGCGTACGCCCCGGTCGAGTACAAGGACGAGTCCGGCAAGGTCGTCGGCATCGACCTCGACGTCGCCGCGGCGATGGGCGAGCAGCTCGGTGTGGAGTTCGAGTTCCAGAACGCCACCTTCGACACCCTCATCGGTGGTCTGGCGGCCAAGCGGTACGACATCGCCATGTCGGCCATGACCGACACCAAGGACCGTCAGGAGGGCATCGACTCCGACACCGGCAAGAAGGTCGGCGCCGGTGTCGACTTCGTCGACTACTTCACCGCGGGTGTCTCGCTCTACACGAACAAGGGCGACGACCAGGGCATCAAGACGTGGGACGACCTGTGCGGCAAGACGATCGCCGTGCAGCGCAACACGTTCTCGCACGACCTCGCCAAGGAGCAGGCGACGAAGTGCAAGAAGGACAAGAAGGACGAGCTCAAGATCGAGGACTTCGCCACCAACCCCGAGGCCGAGACCCGGATGCGGTCCAAGGGCGCGGACGTCGTCTCCGCCGACTACCCGGTCGCCGCGTACTCGGTGAAGACCTCGGGCGGCGGCAAGTACTTCGAGATCGTCGGCGACCAGGTCGAGGCGGGCCCGTACGGCATCGCCGTCGCCAAGGAGAACACCGAGCTGCGTGACGCGCTGCAGGCGGCCGTCCAGGCGATCATCGACAACGGCGAGTACGAGAAGATCATCAAGAAGTGGGGCGTCGAGGACGGCGCCGTCACCGAGGCCAAGATCAACGGCGGTTCCTGA
- a CDS encoding amino acid ABC transporter permease, whose translation MTVDVSKTDGPADTPPAGPEAIKAIPVRHPGRYVSAAIALALLGAIVYAFAQAKKINWGAVPDYFFDDRIIEGVLNTLLLTVVSMVIGIVGGILLAVMRLSKNPVTSSVAWFYIWFFRGTPVLVQLFVWFNLGLVFEYINLGPIYKDYWSSFMTPLLTALLGLGLNEAAYMAEICRAGLLSVDEGQTEASHALGMSHAKTLRRIVIPQAMRVIVPPTGNEVINMLKTTSLVSTVQYVDLLKAAQDIGQGAGSIVEMLFLAAAWYLILTSVFSVGQYYLERYYAKGSTRSLPPTPIQRFKAAVLPARRPKGVAA comes from the coding sequence GTGACTGTTGACGTCAGCAAGACGGACGGTCCCGCCGACACGCCCCCCGCCGGTCCGGAGGCCATCAAGGCCATTCCGGTCCGGCACCCGGGGCGCTATGTGTCCGCGGCCATCGCACTCGCCCTCCTCGGCGCGATCGTCTACGCCTTCGCGCAGGCGAAGAAGATCAACTGGGGCGCGGTCCCCGACTACTTCTTCGACGACCGCATCATCGAGGGTGTCCTGAACACCCTGCTGCTCACCGTGGTGTCCATGGTGATCGGCATCGTCGGCGGCATCCTGCTCGCCGTGATGCGGCTGTCGAAGAACCCGGTGACCTCGTCCGTCGCGTGGTTCTACATCTGGTTCTTCCGCGGTACGCCGGTCCTGGTCCAGCTCTTCGTCTGGTTCAACCTCGGCCTGGTGTTCGAGTACATCAACCTCGGCCCGATCTACAAGGACTACTGGTCCTCGTTCATGACGCCGCTGCTGACGGCGCTGCTCGGCCTCGGCCTCAACGAGGCCGCGTACATGGCGGAGATCTGCCGCGCCGGTCTGCTCTCGGTCGACGAGGGGCAGACGGAGGCGTCGCACGCGCTCGGTATGAGCCACGCCAAGACGCTGCGCCGGATCGTGATCCCGCAGGCGATGCGCGTGATCGTGCCGCCCACGGGCAACGAGGTCATCAACATGCTGAAGACCACGTCGCTCGTCTCGACCGTGCAGTACGTGGATCTGCTCAAGGCGGCCCAGGACATCGGCCAGGGCGCGGGCTCGATCGTGGAGATGCTCTTCCTCGCCGCCGCCTGGTATCTGATCCTGACCAGCGTCTTCAGCGTCGGCCAGTACTACCTTGAGCGGTACTACGCCAAGGGCTCGACGCGGTCGCTGCCGCCGACCCCGATCCAGCGTTTCAAGGCCGCCGTCCTGCCCGCGCGCCGCCCGAAGGGAGTCGCGGCATGA
- a CDS encoding amino acid ABC transporter ATP-binding protein — MTAMVKAEGIHKSYGAVEVLKGIDLEVQTGEVFCLIGPSGSGKSTFLRCINHLEKINAGRLYVDGELVGYRQKGDKLYELKDSEVALKRRDIGMVFQRFNLFPHMTAAENVMEAPVQVKGVNKVQARERALELLDKVGLGDKAGNYPSQLSGGQQQRVAIARALAMEPKLMLFDEPTSALDPELVGDVLDVMRDLAESGMTMVVVTHEMGFAREVGDSLVFMDGGVVVESGNPRDVLTNPQEERTQSFLSKVL; from the coding sequence ATGACCGCCATGGTGAAGGCCGAGGGCATCCACAAGTCCTACGGCGCCGTCGAGGTCCTCAAGGGCATCGATCTGGAGGTGCAGACCGGCGAGGTGTTCTGCCTCATCGGCCCGTCCGGCTCCGGCAAGTCGACGTTCCTGAGGTGCATCAACCACCTCGAGAAGATCAACGCCGGCCGGCTGTACGTCGACGGCGAGCTGGTCGGCTACCGCCAGAAGGGCGACAAGCTGTACGAGCTCAAGGACAGCGAGGTCGCGCTCAAGCGCCGGGACATCGGCATGGTGTTCCAGCGGTTCAACCTGTTCCCGCACATGACGGCCGCCGAGAACGTCATGGAGGCGCCGGTCCAGGTCAAGGGTGTCAACAAGGTGCAGGCCCGCGAGCGTGCCCTCGAACTGCTGGACAAGGTCGGCCTCGGCGACAAGGCGGGCAACTACCCGTCCCAGCTCTCCGGCGGCCAGCAGCAGCGCGTGGCGATCGCCCGGGCGCTGGCCATGGAACCGAAGCTGATGCTCTTCGACGAGCCGACCTCGGCGCTCGACCCGGAGCTGGTCGGCGACGTCCTCGACGTCATGCGCGACCTGGCCGAGTCCGGCATGACGATGGTCGTCGTCACCCACGAGATGGGCTTCGCCCGCGAGGTCGGCGACAGCCTGGTCTTCATGGACGGCGGTGTGGTGGTCGAGTCCGGCAACCCCCGTGACGTACTGACGAACCCGCAGGAGGAGCGGACCCAGTCCTTCCTGTCCAAGGTCCTCTGA
- a CDS encoding class I SAM-dependent methyltransferase, producing the protein MTTTTGTDWRAWQESWDRQQEWYMPDREERFRVMLDMVEALVGPEPRVLDLACGTGSITSRLFARFPNAVSTGIDLDPALLTIAEGTFAGDRRVTFVTADLTDPDWPTQLPYDTYDAVLTATALHWLHSEPLAALYGHVAELVRDGGVFMNADHMIDETTPRINAAERAHRHTRMEQAKAKGAVDWAEWWQLAAQDPVLGAPTARRFEIYGEHAEGDAQSADWHTRVLRDKGFAEARTVWSSPSDALVLAVK; encoded by the coding sequence ATGACCACCACGACCGGAACCGACTGGCGCGCCTGGCAGGAGAGCTGGGACCGGCAGCAGGAGTGGTACATGCCGGACCGCGAGGAGCGGTTCCGGGTCATGCTGGACATGGTCGAGGCCCTCGTCGGCCCCGAACCCCGCGTCCTCGACCTCGCCTGCGGCACGGGATCCATCACGTCCAGGCTGTTCGCGCGGTTCCCGAACGCCGTCAGCACCGGCATCGACCTCGACCCCGCGCTCCTCACCATCGCCGAGGGCACCTTCGCGGGCGACCGGCGCGTCACCTTCGTCACGGCCGACCTAACCGACCCCGACTGGCCCACCCAACTGCCGTACGACACGTACGACGCCGTCCTGACGGCCACCGCCCTGCACTGGCTGCACAGCGAACCCCTCGCCGCCCTCTACGGTCACGTCGCGGAGCTCGTCCGCGACGGCGGTGTCTTCATGAACGCGGACCACATGATCGACGAGACCACGCCCCGGATCAACGCGGCGGAGCGCGCGCACCGCCACACCCGCATGGAACAGGCCAAGGCGAAGGGTGCCGTCGACTGGGCCGAATGGTGGCAGCTCGCCGCTCAGGATCCCGTCCTCGGCGCGCCGACGGCCCGCCGTTTCGAGATCTACGGCGAGCACGCCGAGGGCGACGCCCAGAGCGCCGACTGGCACACACGCGTCCTGCGCGACAAGGGCTTCGCCGAGGCCCGCACGGTATGGAGCTCGCCGTCCGACGCGCTGGTGCTGGCCGTGAAGTAG
- a CDS encoding CGNR zinc finger domain-containing protein, with product MELAYYSDYAVRLVNTEEPSRGKDTLTSVDAVRDLFGGNQSAARRATDADVTRFRSVRSRLRAVFEAADGGDETLAVDLLNSLLLEFPVSPQISGHDFRDDDGRPLWHMHLADHPSNATAGYAAIAVMGLAFHLTEYGVDRLGLCEATPCRNAYLDTSTNRSRRYCSDRCATRANVAAYRARKRLEADRSQSTGRAADTIQRASASGER from the coding sequence GTGGAACTGGCCTATTACTCGGATTACGCCGTGCGTCTCGTCAACACCGAGGAGCCGTCCCGGGGCAAGGACACGCTGACCTCGGTGGACGCGGTCCGTGACCTCTTCGGGGGCAACCAGTCGGCGGCCCGCCGCGCCACGGATGCCGACGTGACCCGGTTCCGCTCGGTCCGCTCCCGGCTGCGGGCGGTCTTCGAGGCGGCGGACGGGGGCGACGAGACACTCGCCGTGGACCTGCTGAACTCGCTGCTGCTGGAGTTCCCGGTGAGTCCACAGATCTCCGGCCACGACTTCCGCGACGACGACGGCCGCCCGCTGTGGCACATGCACCTGGCGGACCACCCCTCGAACGCGACCGCGGGCTATGCCGCCATCGCCGTGATGGGCCTCGCGTTCCACCTGACCGAGTACGGCGTGGACCGGCTCGGCCTGTGCGAGGCGACGCCGTGCCGCAACGCCTACCTCGACACCTCCACCAACCGCTCCCGGCGCTACTGCTCGGACCGCTGCGCGACCCGCGCCAACGTGGCGGCCTACCGCGCCCGCAAACGCCTGGAGGCGGACCGGTCGCAGAGCACGGGGCGGGCGGCGGACACGATCCAGCGAGCGAGCGCGAGTGGCGAACGCTGA
- the sodX gene encoding nickel-type superoxide dismutase maturation protease encodes MPELSQETERGSAVLPLGVAEVTGPSMVPTLHHGDRLLVHYGARLRVGDVVVLRHPFQQDLLVVKRIAERRDGGWWVLGDNAYAGGDSTDYGVVPDELVLGKVRFRFRPRPRTADGGGQRSPLALARWIVSAARPVLCDRSASRRLRAR; translated from the coding sequence ATGCCGGAGCTGTCGCAGGAGACCGAGCGGGGGAGCGCCGTTCTGCCCTTGGGGGTGGCCGAGGTCACGGGACCGTCCATGGTGCCGACGCTGCACCACGGGGACCGGCTGCTCGTCCACTACGGGGCGCGGCTGCGGGTCGGTGACGTGGTCGTGCTGCGGCACCCCTTCCAGCAGGACCTGCTCGTCGTCAAGCGGATCGCCGAGCGGCGCGACGGCGGCTGGTGGGTGCTCGGGGACAACGCGTACGCCGGCGGGGACAGCACGGACTACGGGGTCGTGCCCGATGAACTCGTGCTGGGGAAGGTGCGGTTCCGTTTCCGGCCCAGGCCCCGCACCGCCGACGGCGGCGGTCAGCGTTCGCCACTCGCGCTCGCTCGCTGGATCGTGTCCGCCGCCCGCCCCGTGCTCTGCGACCGGTCCGCCTCCAGGCGTTTGCGGGCGCGGTAG
- the sodN gene encoding superoxide dismutase, Ni, with the protein MLSRLFAPKVKVSAHCDLPCGVYDPAQARIEAESVKAVQEKMAANDDPHFQARATVIKEQRAELAKHHVSVLWSDYFKPPHFEKYPELHVLVNDTLKALSAAKASTDPATGQKALDYIAQIDKIFWETKKA; encoded by the coding sequence ATGCTTTCCCGCCTGTTTGCCCCCAAGGTCAAGGTCAGCGCGCACTGCGACCTGCCCTGCGGTGTGTACGACCCGGCCCAGGCCCGCATCGAGGCGGAGTCGGTGAAGGCCGTGCAGGAGAAGATGGCCGCCAACGACGACCCGCACTTCCAGGCTCGCGCGACCGTCATCAAGGAGCAGCGCGCCGAACTCGCCAAGCACCACGTGTCGGTCCTGTGGAGCGACTACTTCAAGCCCCCGCACTTCGAGAAGTACCCGGAGCTGCACGTCCTGGTCAACGACACCCTGAAGGCCCTCTCGGCCGCCAAGGCGTCCACCGACCCGGCCACGGGCCAGAAGGCGCTCGACTACATCGCCCAGATCGACAAGATCTTCTGGGAGACCAAGAAGGCCTGA
- a CDS encoding glycoside hydrolase family protein: MRYAPPGLCVNDFALLRDDDGAYAVLHLQGPWTTEFDHLRMETSYGRATSTDLVDWRPEGTVFGNGLPGRFDQQAVWTMHPFRHGTGMAMFYTGVSGLTPDGWPVQSVGLAYSDRTDGTGWRRHGTAPVAEADPRWYRTGERMGWRDPFVVRDDESDGWVMVICAADASLPVEVSGCVAWATSPDLEHWTVHPPLISPGDVNELECPVLERLDDGTWLLLGSIGATRGFEAWTAPRLRGPWTRRGQLGPTGSYAPRVIPAPDGTRVVLHTTPRRVGLTDTGAHCRGMLAQPKSLVVHDDSAPRLEWWPGLDAWLGEEQEGSVLHAVGDMDVRSGRPVDITLRTEAPGSALPALTLTCDGKNLRVTGAHAAPLAETILPEPPTTLRILTIGEYVEIYADGVFALTTLSYSGHPAPWTATTDGQTHTIPVRPIRLPSPHRDDASSVWPGPTPA, from the coding sequence ATGCGATACGCCCCGCCCGGCCTCTGCGTGAACGACTTCGCCCTGCTCCGCGACGACGACGGCGCCTACGCGGTGCTGCATCTCCAGGGCCCCTGGACCACCGAGTTCGACCATCTGCGGATGGAGACCTCCTACGGCCGGGCCACCTCCACCGACCTGGTCGACTGGCGGCCCGAGGGCACCGTCTTCGGCAACGGCCTGCCCGGCCGCTTCGACCAGCAGGCGGTGTGGACCATGCACCCGTTCCGGCACGGCACCGGGATGGCGATGTTCTACACGGGCGTGAGCGGCCTGACCCCGGACGGCTGGCCCGTCCAGTCGGTCGGCCTCGCGTACTCCGACCGCACCGACGGCACCGGCTGGCGCCGCCACGGCACGGCCCCCGTCGCCGAGGCGGACCCCCGCTGGTACCGCACCGGCGAACGCATGGGCTGGCGGGACCCGTTCGTCGTACGCGACGACGAGTCGGACGGCTGGGTGATGGTGATCTGTGCCGCCGACGCCTCACTCCCGGTCGAGGTCAGCGGCTGCGTGGCCTGGGCCACCTCACCCGACTTGGAGCACTGGACGGTCCACCCCCCGCTGATCTCCCCCGGAGACGTGAACGAGTTGGAGTGCCCGGTCCTGGAACGCCTGGACGACGGCACCTGGTTGCTGCTCGGCTCGATCGGCGCGACACGAGGCTTCGAGGCCTGGACCGCCCCCCGCCTCCGCGGCCCCTGGACCCGCCGGGGCCAGTTGGGCCCCACCGGCTCCTACGCCCCCCGCGTCATCCCCGCCCCCGACGGCACCCGAGTCGTCCTGCACACCACCCCCCGCCGAGTCGGCCTCACCGACACCGGCGCCCACTGCCGAGGCATGCTGGCCCAGCCCAAGTCCCTTGTCGTACACGACGATTCGGCGCCCCGCCTGGAATGGTGGCCGGGCCTGGACGCATGGCTGGGGGAGGAGCAGGAGGGTTCGGTGCTGCACGCGGTCGGCGACATGGACGTACGCTCGGGCCGCCCTGTGGACATCACCCTGCGCACCGAGGCCCCCGGCTCAGCCCTCCCGGCCCTCACGCTGACCTGCGACGGCAAGAACCTCAGGGTGACCGGCGCCCACGCCGCCCCCCTGGCCGAGACGATCCTCCCCGAACCCCCCACCACCCTCCGCATCCTGACCATCGGCGAATACGTCGAGATCTACGCCGACGGCGTCTTCGCCCTGACGACCCTGTCCTACTCGGGCCACCCCGCCCCCTGGACCGCGACCACGGACGGCCAAACCCACACGATCCCCGTCCGCCCCATCCGCCTCCCGTCCCCCCACCGGGACGACGCCTCGTCCGTCTGGCCCGGCCCGACACCGGCCTGA
- a CDS encoding LacI family DNA-binding transcriptional regulator has product MTVSITDVARAAGVSASTVSRALRGRPGVSDEVRTQIAAVAAELGYTASRSASSLASGRTYTIGVVAPYIGRWFFGTVLDAAEQVFSAAGYDVLLYNLGSSEARKRFFSKMPVRKRVDAVLSLLIPDEEESAALRSLGVPLASTVGGARPGFTVVGIDDRAGAESAVRHLVNLGHRRIGMIAGASGPLHWTTPIDRRAAYLHVLAEAGIEHDPALVADGDYTVDGGERAMTELLAVSRPPTAVFAQSDEMAMGALRAIGRHRLRVPEDVSVVGFDDHELADVVGLTTVAQPVAGQGAEAARLLLRQLDEPDSAPAGRVEMPIRLVLRDTTAPPRPRGPQ; this is encoded by the coding sequence GTGACGGTCAGCATCACCGATGTCGCCCGCGCCGCCGGAGTCTCGGCGTCCACCGTGTCCCGCGCACTGCGCGGCCGGCCGGGCGTCTCGGACGAGGTGCGCACCCAGATCGCCGCCGTCGCCGCCGAACTCGGCTATACGGCGTCCCGTTCGGCGTCCAGCCTGGCGAGCGGGCGTACGTACACGATCGGGGTCGTCGCCCCGTACATCGGCCGGTGGTTCTTCGGCACCGTGCTGGACGCCGCCGAGCAGGTGTTCAGCGCCGCCGGGTACGACGTGCTGCTGTACAACCTCGGTTCGTCCGAGGCGCGCAAGCGATTCTTCTCCAAGATGCCGGTCCGCAAGCGGGTCGACGCGGTGCTCTCCCTGCTCATCCCGGACGAGGAGGAGTCCGCCGCGCTGCGCTCGCTCGGGGTGCCGCTGGCCTCCACGGTCGGGGGCGCGCGGCCCGGCTTCACGGTGGTCGGCATCGACGACCGGGCGGGGGCCGAGAGCGCCGTACGGCATCTGGTGAACCTCGGCCACCGCCGGATCGGCATGATCGCCGGGGCGAGCGGCCCGCTGCACTGGACCACGCCCATCGACCGTCGCGCCGCCTACCTGCACGTGCTCGCCGAGGCCGGGATCGAGCACGACCCGGCCCTGGTGGCGGACGGCGACTACACCGTCGACGGTGGCGAGCGGGCGATGACCGAGTTGCTGGCCGTCTCCCGGCCACCGACCGCCGTGTTCGCGCAGTCCGACGAGATGGCGATGGGCGCGTTGCGCGCGATCGGACGGCATCGGCTCCGGGTACCGGAGGACGTGTCCGTCGTCGGCTTCGACGACCACGAACTCGCCGACGTGGTCGGGTTGACCACCGTCGCCCAGCCGGTCGCCGGCCAGGGCGCGGAGGCCGCCCGGCTGCTGCTGCGGCAGCTCGACGAGCCGGACTCGGCCCCGGCCGGCCGGGTGGAGATGCCCATCCGTCTCGTCCTGCGCGACACCACGGCCCCACCGCGCCCGCGCGGCCCGCAGTGA